The Rhodamnia argentea isolate NSW1041297 chromosome 10, ASM2092103v1, whole genome shotgun sequence sequence CCGGCGAATCCATCGGATGGAGTGGGTGGACATGAGATTCGTGCCGAAGAATGTGTTAAATATTATCCACTGGATGAGTTGTAGAGGCGGCCGGAGCCTATTAACATCGGTCGAAGCGGAGGAGTGGCTTATCGAAAATTAATAACAGTCCTTAAAAGATGGATCCGCTCAAGCAATCAACAATTGGCGATCTGTAGCCGTGTCTGCAAACTAGTTTAATTCAGATGGACGTTTACAACTCCTGTCAGGCTGTACCTGTTGGGAGATAAGAGAGACAGCAGGCTGAGACTCCTCTTAAAAATGGGTATATCTACTTAAATGCCTTGCAGCATCTTGAATTCTTCATATGTTCACACTTCCCTCAAGTTCGAAATGATTCTCCGAAGCGGCGATAACTTTTCATCTTAACTAAGGGAGAGAGAAATCTTCAAATCAAGTTGCTCTCCCTTTTGGCCAAATAAAACattctttcaagtttcaattaaGTTTTGTGTTCAGTAATCTCAATCCGCGACCATCCAACAATTGACaaataggggtgatcggtttcggaGCGGGCACTTCCTAGTCTAGAACTAGGAACCACTCACCAAGTGTCGGTTCCACGAAATGAGAACCGGGAACTGCCCACTTGTAGTCCAATTCTCGGGTGTATCCATAGAACCGGTCTACATGACACAAGAATTGCCCAGCGTAGAAAAACCCTCGGGGGACAGAGCACGGGAGACATGTGAGAGACTTAGGGATTCCATGGGCAGGTTATCTATTTTGTTAGACCATCTCACGGGCTTCTTCCTAGTTCTTTTATGACAGAGTTGAATTTGCAGAATGTTCTTGGcaatcaaaagcaataaaatttctagaagaagaaaaggaatacAGAATACCAAGCTCAGAGACAAAGCCCCTTATACAGGAGTATGCTTCCCATAAATAGAACAGACAACTCTTATTACCTCTCCCAACAGCTCTATACACACGATCAAAGACCAAGACAACAGCAGCTGAAATGCAAAGGATATTCCGACAACCTAGCAATAAGAAGTCAAAACCCGAATCACAGATTTAATAAACGACTCAAAAGATGTCACTCAACGAAAATGCGTTAAGACATCAAGAAGGTTAAAAGAATCGAAGGCAGAGTCAAATTCAAGGTGAAGGAGATGAGCGTACCTTCGTTAGGGCTTTTAGGTCCAATTGAGGCAGAATGAAGGGTGGTTTTGGGGGAGAAGATAAGAGAGCGAGACTCTTTggatggcgctcactttaatttAAGTTTCTAGAGTCAATAGAGACTAAGAGTGAGAGAGCGAGCTGCGAGGAAGATCAGAGGAATTAGGCCGTGCGCGAGGAGAAGAGAGGACTGAGGGCTTTGTGTTGTGAGCCCTCACTCGCTGGAGTGGGGTAAATAGTGATACAAGTTTGGTCTGGATGGGCAGTTCCACACCTGAAACCAAGAACTAGACCGGTACTCAATGATTAAAATCGGAACTGGATCGATTCCCATTGGAACTGCGTAAAactggccaattcaatccagtTCGAATGGTTCCCGGTtcttttgcacacccctagtgaCAAACACCACAAAGACGACTCCATCTGCTTCAGTCATCGAAACCAGTATACAAACCAGTCAAGACTTGCATATTTTTCAAAGATGTGGGAAGTAATGCAAGCATTCTAAATGCTTGTTCCAAGGACACCGTGATCTTCATTGTGCATATATAGCACTCGTGATGCAGTTCAGCTATGACAATCACCATTTCAGGAAAAAACTGATCTTTGACATTTCAGTAGAGCAGCTCCATAACGTATTTCCTTGTCGTATGGCAAGCAGATTTCACACTAAAGTTTCATCTGACAAGGCAATCTCTAATGGCACAAAGAGCATGTAGAGAAATGGCTAAAAGAATTGGAGTAGGGATCAAAAAATTCAGTTTCCAAATCAAAGTGCAATCACTAATCGTCATTTACAATGTATAAATGTCAACAGTTACGTTATTCATTCATACAACCAGTATATACATTGATTGACGGGAAGCTAGTGGATTCACTATATCACATCTACCTGAAGGCTGCTATTTTTTTATCCTAAAGTGAAATACAAACCTAGCTTTGCTATTTAGCAGACGGTAACAGAGGGAAGCTGTAAGTCAATTTCAAAGGTCTCGGGAATGTTCCGGACTGGCACAATCAACGGCTCCATAGAAATTCAGCAACCTCAGGGGCACCACCTTTTCCTGGGACAAGCAATACGTGCGATATCAAGCTTCTGTATGATAGAAAGATAATGAACTTCTATAAGCCAGGTATCTGATAAACCTCAACCTGCCCTCCTGAATCCTGTGGAAAATGAAACCCTACTGAGCAATTCTGCAACTGTTGAGGGCTTTTCATCCATGCTCTCCGTGCATCGCTCCCTTTAATTTTAAACCTGAACATCTGAAAATTAAAGCTACGTGAGTCGTTTCAACAGGTTAATCCTCCCAACTTGGTTAGAAAAGTTCACATGTGAACCCCGTTGCTGGTTGGGGAAAGGTAAGAGGGTGTGTGGAGTGAAGTGCTTGTGAGGCACTCAAAGTATAGAAAAGAGCGAAAGAAGGTAGAATTTGAAACCTCCGATAAAGGGACAGATGGATTTTCCAGATTGTCTCCTTCAACCATGATGCCAGTGCCTTGGCACTCTGGACAGAACACAGAATGGATTTGCGCAGGTGCAGCTTTCTTGTCAGCATCTTCTCTTGGTTTAGTGCACTTAGGTCCGTTCTTTCTTCTCGATTTCCTCCTCACTTTTGGATTTTCCAACTGACTTGTAGCTATCTCAAATTCGCAGAGAAGTACCCAGTAGATAAGGCAAGAAGTATGAAAAACATGATATGCCTGCAACATACAAAATTTACCGTTCCTCCTTAACAACTTAGACGAACGAATTGGTTGAGCACAGCAAATATGTTGGAATAAAACAGAAAAGAGAACTGACCCCATTCAAGTTTCGGCTACTGCAAGCCAGCTTTCCGGTCTTCATATTGATGAGTGTGGCCACGTCTTTCCCTGGTAGCATCTTTTGTTGACAGATATCGCACATTCTTTCTGCAGCTATACGTTGATGCCGTCTCAGTTCTCGTCTTACAGCTttgcttgatgtaattctaGCACGCAGAAGCTGATCGTCGTACCTATCCAACATCAATCTCGGAGAACAACCATTGGAAGCTGACGAACATTCTCCAGACAAATCACACTGGTTACTTAAAGAGTCACTTATGTCCTCCGGGTCAGAAAAAGATTGCTTCCTTTTCCTATCGTTGTTCCCACCATCCTCCAATGCCAGCAAAGGACTAGAAGATAGCAAGGTCTTTACATCGCCAAACAACCCTTTCCTACCTAAATCATAATTGTAACCTAAAGTCACAATGGCAAAGTCATGCTTTGGAATCTGTACTGGATCATCGTCAACAGGAATCTCTTTGCCCAACCATTCACACCATATTCTACTTATACCATTCAGCACCTCATCTTTCTCGAGAAATCTCGCAGCAATCCGTCCGACACCCACCAGTTTTGCATGTAAATCACAGATCTCATCTTTGACCAACGCATCTGGAATCAACAGGTAGCCATCTCCTCCATCACCATCCAAACTCCCTACACAAGAACTAACTTGACCACCCAAGTGAGCATTATAAAGCCCATCATGCCCATTAGCTGCGTGCTTGGAGTTTTCATCATATTGAACAATGGCAAGATTTTCATTCTTGTCCAACTCCAGTAAACTGTTTTGACCGCCATTTGCAATGTCTATTGGCTTATCCTCCTCAGCTGACTGATCAAAGAACACAACGCCATCATTGAAAGGCCATGGGTTGGGTCCTAAGAGCGTGACCTTTGCAGTAGCTAATCTCTCATTGTGGAGATTCCCCTTGAGGTGATCAAACAACACTGAATCACCATAACACGGCGACAGACACAAAGTACAGAAGAAAATGAACTTCCCATTATCCTCACGAAGCTCGACATAGGTGTGCCCCTGTAATCTAACGTTGCGAAGAACTGTTCTTGCGGCTTGTTCTCTTAAACTGTGAGCATCTGTTCGAGGAAACGATAAAGCCCTCCTCCCTTCCATCCAAGATTTTGCAGTAGAAATGTAAGAAAGATAGCTAAACTTGCCTGGAAGTAATCGCCTTCTCTATATAATCCAGAGTCAGTCCCGATGCCTCCCTGACCTCAAAAGGGGAGAGCCTACACGAGCCATTCTAAATCCCTCCAAAACCCGAAGTCCACAATTTCTACTTCTATACTAGCCTGAATTTTGGTCCAAAGATCCCTCCTATGTTCGGAAAGATCTCAAGTAGCTCGAGAAACCCTAGGAGTTCCAAAGTTTCACCAGAAAGTGACGTAAACATACCAACCTccacagaaagaaaagaaaacgcaGAGAAACACACTAGCCCCAAATTAAGCAACTTACCAGCCCAAACGAGACGAAACCCTAGGCTGGAGAACCAGGTCCAAAGCAAAGCAAACACCGAAAACCGCAAAGAAATCCCTAGTTTTGGGAGACGCTTAAAAGCACCTGAACGGACATATTCGTAAGCTACCCGGTATCCAGCAACTCTTGGACGTTCGAGGACGCAGGAATTGAGCGAGCATATCGAAGATGATGCACGAATCACGAGCGCGCGACTCTTCCATGGCCATCTCCATCCGGCGCGACGAAAGGGAGGAAGGGAAGGTTGGGGGGAGAGAACACGGAAGGACCGAGGGAAAGTGAGGGAAAATCAGagggaaaatggaaagaaaatttcagatttggGAGAGGGAAAGAACGAAGGAAACGGCTCTTAACcgaattttgagagagagagagagagataagagaaCTGCACGGCGCTGATTAGTTTATGCGGTGAGTTCTTCGGAGGGAGCTGTTAAGTAGCTGTCGCGTCAGACCGTCTGATCAGGTGGCGAGGGCCGGGCAATCGCGGTGGACGGTATGAGGAATAGATTCGGATTTCAAGCGGATTATACTTTGGCGGGGAATTATCTGGTGCGATCATACGGTGGGCAGCCACGCTGGTTTTGGGCACGCATAACAACACTTCtccttcaaaaatcaacttctgatcggaaattgatttgttttacttttaatcagaagcaaaagttgatttttctatttctattccaaaagttgatttaGTTTAgaaacggttgaaaatttctacttttgaaatattatgaaaataaaatcttctatgaaaaattattaccagcgaccaaaaaatttctaattcatttttacactttttaaatttcttttaaaatattttttattattaaaaaatattattcaattttcaaaaataaaaaattattaattattttctccTCCGAAAGCCGAAGACGACAACTCAACGGCGAGCGACGGTCGTGGTCGGCGGTAGATTGGGGCGGCGGGTGGGGCAGTGGTCAATGGTTGGCGGCGAGGGGTGGCGGTGGTCAACGGATAACGGCGAGGGTTGGCGGTGGTCAACGACGGAGGTGTTTAGCGGGTGGCtatgggcggtggttggcggcgcgAGGTGGTCGGTGGGTGGTGGCGATCGCCGTCACGGTTGGCCATGGGCGGTGGCCAACAGAGGTTTGCAATGGGAGATGGTTGGCGGTTGGTAGTGGTCTCGAGCGGCGACCGGCGATGGTCTACCGGGGGTGGCCGGGTAGAGGTGGTTGCGGGTGGTGGTCAACGGTGGGCAACAGTGGAGGTCGGTGGGCGCGATCAAAAAGTGGGTGAGAGTGTAATGAAGAGAGGGTGATgtgagaagtacttcttgaattaatgaactttttttaacttctcgaattgaaagaaaaacaacttcagaagtgaaaatttacttcaaaagtaaaaatttttatcaaacggatttacGCTTCaaagttacattatcaaactaatttttgcttcagaagcacatttagagtagaaatccacttccggaagtgttaccatgcaccTCCTTTGATTGCGCCATTCGAAATCAATGGACCATCTGTTATGCTTACATTAGCCGGGCCATATGTGGAAATTCTTCGTTGACGAACTGAATCCCAACCATTAGATTTAATAGGACCCGAAATGCATACGGGCTCCACTAGATTTGATATATGTTCTTTCAATATATTGATATTAATATCTTTGCACGACGATGATGACGTTCTTAGCATAGAGATGATAACCTAGAAAGCATCGACACTCTCTGAAAGCTTTCGTGTCGTATTGTGTCCGACACTCTTTGACACTCCGATACTCTccaatattttctaatatgcGATTAACATGTGATCGGCGCTCTAGACACGCCAGTAACAAGCGAGTCCAGTATTAGGGCACGGATTTCGACAAGTACGggattaattttaagcatttttaataaattaagagttaaaatataaattatacTACCTACCTGTGGGTGGCTTAATTGGTTAAGGCCCATTTGGGATTGTGTGATTTGGCTCACTGGTTCCATGTTCGATTCTCTAATTGAGCACTTGTGATTTAAGTGAGGGGGCCCCGGCGGTGGGTTGCTGTGCTAGTCTCTCCCGAGGAATAGTAGAGGTGCGCGCAAACTTTtccggacacctcggttataaaaaataataatatatataaattatataTCAAATCaccacaaaattaatatatccaacccaaaaaaaaaaaaaaaaactaattgtgaatccctaacaaaagaagaagaaaaagaaacttaccaccgatatttttatatatacatgtattAAAAATATGTATTTAGTAGAAATGTGTCCCAACGTATTGAATCTCGTGCCGCATGTCGATGCTATTCAAATGATAACAAAAATGTTAAACCTAAACACGCACCACAAATTGTTTACAAATAGAATAAAAGATCTCAAAGCGTGCTCATCAATGATCGGCCATCGAAATTTCACGGTGACATATTATGCtttgttatttactttttaattttactttgttTATCGGGTActtaaaatttgttaaagaCTTACAAAGTATAAattgtgatatatatatatatatatatatatatatatatatatatagcatctttctttggataaaaagaaaaaactcttatgataatttttttttttgcctctcaTACAAATTCCCTAACTTTTAATCCGAcgtcaaaatagaaaaagcttataCCATCAAGCGagaattattatcatttttcttatccAACTGTCATTTTCAATATCAATTTAATCTCCAACTCTCCATCTTCCGGaaaattccaagaaaatatattttgcttCTCGATTTCCCTTTGGGTATCGCCCACGGattctttttctcaaatttttccgTTTATTTGGAACGACGAAGATTTTATGATTAAAGCAAACGGCACAATTACCTAGAACGACTAGCGTACGCGTTTTGTCAAAATCTTCAGTTCATTTGGAAGCTAAAACTTTCGACAGAAAACAGAAAGCTGTCCGAATGTCACATATCctttgcaaaaaattgaaatctcgAGATGAATCTCTCGGATGTGTTAACGAAAAACTCATGGCCTTTTCCTACTCATGCGCGCCCAGGAGCTAGGAAGTGGAGATGGGTCGAGGAAGCAGAAAGGCCTACTACTGCTACAGTGACAACCTCAAAACTCAGAACCTTGAATTTCTATCGATATCGACAAGCAATCCATCGGCGGGAGTCGGCGGAATGTTTTCGCCA is a genomic window containing:
- the LOC115752317 gene encoding uncharacterized protein LOC115752317, with translation MEGRRALSFPRTDAHSLREQAARTVLRNVRLQGHTYVELREDNGKFIFFCTLCLSPCYGDSVLFDHLKGNLHNERLATAKVTLLGPNPWPFNDGVVFFDQSAEEDKPIDIANGGQNSLLELDKNENLAIVQYDENSKHAANGHDGLYNAHLGGQVSSCVGSLDGDGGDGYLLIPDALVKDEICDLHAKLVGVGRIAARFLEKDEVLNGISRIWCEWLGKEIPVDDDPVQIPKHDFAIVTLGYNYDLGRKGLFGDVKTLLSSSPLLALEDGGNNDRKRKQSFSDPEDISDSLSNQCDLSGECSSASNGCSPRLMLDRYDDQLLRARITSSKAVRRELRRHQRIAAERMCDICQQKMLPGKDVATLINMKTGKLACSSRNLNGAYHVFHTSCLIYWVLLCEFEIATSQLENPKVRRKSRRKNGPKCTKPREDADKKAAPAQIHSVFCPECQGTGIMVEGDNLENPSVPLSEMFRFKIKGSDARRAWMKSPQQLQNCSVGFHFPQDSGGQEKVVPLRLLNFYGAVDCASPEHSRDL